The genomic interval TTCCCTGTGTCTTTGGTTAAACGGTTTGACACATCCTCCAGCCCCCAGTGCCCAATTCACATCCACAAAAGGGAGACAAAAACGTCTCAGAAATTCTGGTTATATTTATGATGAACTCACCTCTGCAACTTTAGCTGTAGAAATCTTCCCTTCATAGGGACATCCGAGGACACAGGACACGTATCTATGATTAAAATAATATGTACTTTTAGCTAGAGAACTAAAGCAAGATCATGGCCAAATTAGTCAGGACTTGTGCTGCATCTTGCATGCTCTATACAATGGAAGAATTAATTTCATATTCTAAAAATCAGTCATGTGGACAAAGCTTATGTAATTAACTACTCAACAATTACTTCTTCCATGGACATGAAAAATTTGCCAAGACGAGAGTACACAGGACTGCTACGTTTGTGGATCTACGCAATTCCATGTGGAATGTCTGCCAAGAAGCTAGTATTATTTTGGACCATTTGGTAAGGCTGAAGACAGAATAATTACACAAAGGGCGAATCCAAATGGAAGAGTGTAAACTGTCATGAGTGCTGCAGGCTTTGCACCAAGCCAGCATCTGAAACTCTGTTAGTGTGGTGGTGTTTCCAAATTAATGCTTCTCAATGCACTGAGCTCACAACTGCTTGCTACCGTCCAGGTAGAGagacaccccccaaaaaaaggtaatgtttaaaagaaatccCACTCCCCAGCACTGTACGGCCTGGACTCCAAAGAGATAAACTCAAGCAGTCACACCTCTCCACATGACCTGCTCGATGCAAAGTTCGCAGCAGGAACTTCTTACCCCCGGACAGGAATGCTGGCTGCTCTCGCTGCGGTCATCACTTCACTGAATCTCTCCAAACTCTCATCTATGGAACAGTTGATGTTCTTCTTGGTGAAAAGCTCAGATGCTGCTCCAAAGATCGCCACTTCTTTGGCCCCTGCTGCCACCTGCCAACAGAAAGCATAAATTAAAGCAAGCTGATTTCTCTTGCAAGGGAAATGACAAGCACAACCATGAGTACAGTTCtcttattttgtaaaaaatattttttccccaatttttccccaaataaccCCATTCTTTTCTCAGTTCATTCTACAGCAAAAGCATGATGACACATGCAAGTTTGTCTTCAAACAAAGTGTAAAGTTACAGATGCAGCAGTAAAGCTACATCAGCTGGATGTAGTCAGGAGAGCTGTGGGACATGCAGGTAAGACTGAAAGCATCACTGTCAAAatagattacttttttttttttaataatagaaaaTGTATCAAGGTGTTTTCTATTACAAACAAGAGGTTTCTCTTTCCCCAACAAAACGATCCCTTGGAAAGGAACTACAAGATGAGACTGCTGCCTGCCAGAATGAAGTTGCATTTCCCACCCTTAATCACTATTTAAATGTTCCTTCGTAGGCAACTCTGCACATGAGGCACCGTGAACATTCAGACGCTGCCATCTCTTACCGCTGCCTGAAATCCTTTCAGATTAGGGGTCAGCACAGGATAACTTATACCAGGCAACTTATTAATTCCTCGCATGACTTCAGCATGGTCAGCCATCTGCAAAGTAAACACGGAAAGGTTTCTAAGGGTGACAACAACCACTTCTGCaaattctaaaattatttttaaaattcctttttataatgggaacagaaatatttaggaATAAGAGAAATGGGCCTCTCAAGAGCAAACAGCATTGTGCCCTGCAAAGGATCATAGTTCAGCCACCCAGCCAAGCCAACACCAACACGTGCACAACCAGCTGTTTGTATTTGAGCTGCACATTTGCTCTTTTACCAGGTCCAAAGGGAATGCCTGGGATGTTGCAAGCTCTTTTAtttggctttgctgcttcttgccCAGTTACAAGCCACAGTAACAAGGATTTCGGAGCCAGCAGAATCTTTTCACTGGATTACTATCTATTATTAGGCATTTTTATAACATACAATTGTAAATCCCATTTGAATACTGACCTGAGGAACCCATTTGGGGGAAACAAAGCTGGTGGCCTCTATAACTGGAAGCCCTGTCTCTGACAGCATATTGATTAAGTTGATCTTCACTGGTGTTGGTACAACgttctaagaaaaagaaaagaaaaacgaCCTGACGTTATTATTTCCACAAGAAACTTTTCCACCACTGCAAACCACCACCCCTCAGCTTTCAACATCAAAAAGcggtgtttaaaaaaaaaacaaacaacaaacccacgACCCTGTCAGCGGGGCACAACGGCACCTCACGGGTATCTGGTTAGAGAAACCCCCCTCAGAGAGGGACCGGGAAGGGCTGAGGAGCTCCCAGGCCCGCCCGTACCTTCTCGTTCTGCAGCCCGTCGCGCGGCCCCACCTCCACCACCTTCACACGCTTCGGGAAGgctccggccgccgccgcggcgctgacctggggacagagggagaaCGTCAGCcgagccccccagccccggccccgagccccccggccccgctcaccgGCCGCAGCGTTACCGCCCAACGCGGCAGCAGCCGCCGCGCCGCCACCATCTTGGTCCGCTCTCACGTGACCACCCCCACCCTCCACACGTGACCCGAGAAGgcgaaggggggggggggtgtgtggcTTCACGGTCACATGACAGCGGCGCTACCGCCATCTCCACGTGGAGCCGGGATCGCCCCACGCtcggagccggagccggagctgGGGCAGCGGAGCCCCGGCCCCGTCCCCTCCGGCTGTGAAATGCCCTCACTGCCCGCTCCCGAGCCGCCGTCGGGGTTACGAGAGAGAGACCCCGACCCGTACCTGTCCCCGCGGGCCGTCCCGCGACAGCGATCCCGTAGCGCACTGTGGCATGTTTCCCTCCGACACCGGCACTGCCCGGTCGCTCCGGGGGCCGCCTACTTATAGGATGGCTTTTCGGCTGGCTCGTGGCGCTAAATAAACACGGCGTGTTTGTTTTGGATGGGACCCCTCCACGCACCAGAGGTTACCAGCGTGATGGGGTTGGGAGACAAAAAGGCCATCGCTCCgttgtccctttttttttttctccccctctgtGTTCATAACAGCGTCGTCGTCACCGAAGCCAGGGGTGCTGCTCCTTTGAGTAAGTGGGTCTCTGGCAGTCAGTGCCAGTTCTCCAAAGTCCACAGAGGTTCGTCAGTACAGATCGTTATTTGTCCGTTGAGTAACAGCTCCTACACCACCAGCTCAGCACgtgtcccagccctggggcttAGCCTGTGCTAAACTCTAAGCGTTCTGGCAAATTTTGCTTGCACCACATTGCACAGTGACAAAATAAAGCCTGTACGCAACGTTGTGGGGCCTTCACAACAACTGTGCTGCAGAAATACACACTGTTATGCGCAGTTCCATCATTTAAGTACGTATCGTTCAACCCTTTATAGAGGAGTTCAACATCAACACAGGAAATCTTATTTCACTGAAACAGCAGAAGTCAGAGGTCCAGTTCAGAACTGTGGGTCCTCTGTTAAATTCACGTAAGAACAAAAACTCTCCTGCTTATAGCTGTCTCCACCAGAACACAAATAAAAGTTTGTTAATGGATTTGTAATATTATTTTCTATAGCTGATTTCTTCTAGACCTCTTCAAACAACAAGCTTCCATTATATTTATTCGTGATGGAAGTATGTGATCATAACTGTTTCAATCAATACCGAAGCAATACAATGCATCTTATCGAGGAACTATTTTTATGCAAGTACATCATACGCAGCAATCTGCGATGGCACTGTGGTTGGTCTTCATTAGAACATGCCCACCACATGCAAGGCTTCATGATTCCTCATATAAGAGTATCACACTGGttatcaaaattaattttgatgaGTAATTAAGCCAGGGAAATGGCAAGACCTGCTACTGCCTGGGAGGTGTGGACCCTGCTGCCGTGCGTAGCCTGGCTCACCAGTGCTGGCGACACGCACGTGAACACGGACACAGTTCCCACTGCTCCACGTCCTCTGAGCTGCTCTACCAGTCCAAATCCTCTCACCATTAACACGTCCATCTCCTCCTTGGCAGACACGCATCCTCTAGGCAGCTTCATGCACTAATACCTAGGTGCCGCGTGGCCTGGCCTGATACCCCAAAGCAGGTCCTCTTAACTGCCCCGTACTAACTCTGTTCAGTCTCCCACCAACTCTGAGTCTGTCCAACATCATCACCTGTAatcacagcagcaaagcagtaaCATCGGCCAAGAAGCCCAGCTTTATATCAAAAAACCTTCTTGTTCCAAGTGTAGATGTTTGGCTGATGGGCTGTCACATCCCAGCAGAATACTGCAAAGGATGTCCCAGCTTCccactgctgagcagagagGTCAGTCCTTTGCTGCCAAACAAGGTCCACTGATCTTACAGATCGCTTACAGGCAAAAGGGATTAGAAGTGAGATTCTCTTAAGAGAAAAACTATTTATTcaacaataaatgaaaaatcttcTTAAGActcaatttaaaagaaaggcagagggaaaTTGCTGCTTTCCCCCTGCAGACGTCACTTCACACCCTCAAGCTTGACAGTCCAGCCAGACTGAGGAGGTAGAGGAGATGGAAGCATGTAGGGCAAAGTTATGACCAGTCCTTTACCTGGGGACTTCTGCCACTTCAGAGTCCCTGCAAAACCCAACATCGACACCTgcagaggagggcaggggaaacACTCAGTTGTAGCTCACACAGGTACTTCTCATTTGAACACCCCAGTACACCCAAAACATGTTTGCAGTCTCTGTACAGCACTTCCCACACACTCAAAGCAGTCCTGCACATTTCCACCCATCACTCACAGTGCACAAAAGATAATACATGGGATATTTTGGGGCCAAACCTTTGACTGTAGTTCGttatgtgtgggtttttttttttactgagaaggCTTTACCTCTGTTTGTTTAGAGCAAAGGGCACTCTAGCATTTGCGTCACTTACAATTACAGGGGTAGTGTACCTGATTTGAATTTGAGATGCAATACCAGTGATCCCTTCTATGTGTGAGGCTTGTTATTTACTTCACCTCCCTGTGTCAATAGGATCAAAAGACTCTGGGGGAGAAGTGTCTCTGCCTATTCTATGGCAGACTATGAGCCTGTCCTGGCAAGTCCCCTCCAATGTTCTGTGTCAACAGTGAGCTAAAGCCTGGAGAATAACCTGGGATGCTGCAAGGATCTGGAGGGAGGCCAGAGCACCCCAGAACAAGAAGTATGGGATGACAACTTCCACACTCTCCCCAGTTTCCAAATGAAGTCAGGTTGGACCTTCCCAGCCCACATGTGCCCAAGATGGGCTCTGAGTGTGTTATCTTTTTTCCAAGTTCCTTACTTGTGTCGCTGGGGATGGAGTGGGTGAGGATAGCTCCAAAACATTGCCCTGAGGCCAGATCAGAAAGATGGCATAGACAACTGGTCCCTTAGAAGTGTACCTAAGAGAGAAAGAGTTCAGCAAGGTGAGGAGCCCCATAACAGAGAGAACCAGACACGAGCTTGACCTGTCCAGACAGCACGACAACACCAGCTTGCCCACTGTCACCACACAGGGGTCACCTACTCTCCCCTCATTCCAAAATCTGTCACTTTGGACCCACCATTTAGCCAGTCAGCACTGGCTGATGAAACCCAAACAAAGTCTGTGCGTGCTTCCTAAAAGCAAATGTCATTTGCCAATCTGTCCTTGCCTCAGCTTGTAGTCAACGGAGCGGATACGCTGCCTTATCCTGGTAATTGCTCTGCATTTCTAGACTTGGACACACttgaggaaaaagaataattccaTTTTGTAGCAATTTCTGGCTCTTGACTCACTATGTCTTTCTCAGTCAGTATAAATCTAACAGTTGGGTACTGTTAGTACTATTACTATTATATAACAGCTTAAAAGCAAATATCGCTACATTTACAAACTGTATGTGTTTAGATGAATGACATTTGTGACATTCAAACTAGCCAGGACCACAGCTTAAACAGtcctgacagcagcagcttgcaaatttttttaaaggaagagttgtttatttttcaaatcacGCAAGATAGATGAAGTCCTGATTGTTATTCTCTTCTTTCAAGCAAGATATTCCTCAGGTAACACCCTAGCGCAGTAACTGAGCACTCCAATTGTAGGATATTACCTAAACACCATCTGCACCTGATGGCAACACTTCAGAATGTACCAAATTTAAGAacaaataagaaagaaacatcAGCTCTGGAACTCCCGGCCCAGATGGTCTGAGCAACGGAGTCCTTACCAGACCGTGTCTGTGCTGTTCTCCATCTGTACTCTCCATGGCTTTGATTCATAAATTGCCTCCCCGTTAGTGTCCAGCCACCTCCCAAGGGCCAGAAGTCTTTCTTGGAAGATGGGAACAATCACCCCTTCTTTTGTAGGTCCCACATTAAGAAGGTAGTTGCCTCCAAAACTCACAGTCTGTACTAGCTCCTGTGACAGATAAACCGTGGTAATGAATTGCATTATCTTCACCTCTGACAACAAAGAAACCTGAGGAGGGCTTTGTCCTCATCAGCTGCTCCTTTAAAACTCCAGCCTGATTGTATGAAACACATGACAACTCTTTCTGCAAGTAGGATGATGAAGGAAAGCTCTAAATGTCAGTAACTCCCCCACACCTGTTATTTTGATTTCAGATTTCTTACCTCAATGATACTTGCTTCATCCATTAACTCGGCAATGTTCATGTTGCTTCGATAGCCCCAGGAAAGCTTGTCAATGGAGGAGCACATCTCCCACTTGTGAGCTGGCAGGGTCCCTGGCTTGTATTTGTCAGCACAATTGTAGTAGCCTCCATGATGGCAAGAGCAGTTATTACACCAACGATCATTAACAACAACGGTGTcctgaaagaagaaactcagCTCAGTAGGGAGAATGTTTTGTCTTGGACTTTTCAGCTTGCATTCATCCCTCCTAAGTTAGCAAAGGCATCTAAGTCAGGAGGTAAGCACCTAAAACCCCCTGTGTAATCAATGGAAAGGGAGAGAGTGTCCTCCAGGGAAGGCTGAATCCCTCTCTGGGAGAACCTCTCTCTGTTCGCTCAGGTAGAAGTTTAGGCAACAAGGTTCCTGGTCTCTGAGCCTCCCACGTGTGTGCTGTAAAGGACACTAGAGTCTTCTCATAGGAGCACAGTGTAGGCTTCTTATTTTTTGTGAAAGAATAAAGCACATTTGGCATCTGTCAAGCGGGTTTCTGATTTGATCACATTGATATCTCACTGCTGCCAGACCTTCCATACCCATAAAATGCTAGCGGCCATGAGAGATAGCTGAAAGTGATACCTTGACGGGACTATCGTTATAAAGCCAGGCAAGGAAAGAGGTAGAATTCCAGTATGATTCCGGAGCTTCCCAGTCTCCATCCGACCAAATCAAATCTGGTTTATATCTAACAGAGAGACgaatgttatttcaaaatgGCTTATTTACTCCTACCACAAAGGAAGCACTGTGTTTCTTGTGTCTCGAAGACTCCAGCTTCACTTCCTCTTCATATTGCCTGACATTACTGGGAGGTTTATGCTATCACTTTCTGCTTCAAAGCTTTAAGTGAGGTTCTTGCAGCAGCAAAGAATGATGTGCTGATCAAGGCTCAAGAAAGGATGCAATTCTTCCAAAAAACAGAAGTTTGCATCACAAAGGCAATTATGAGGCACATTCTTGACCTGGGATAACGGCCATTCTGAGCAACATGTGTCCAAGCCTTGTATTTTTGTCAACAAGGGGAAGCAAGGCAAGGATGTAAATTCAGAGTGAAATCGCTCTTCTACTCTACTAAATACTAAGCAGCTTGCTCCACTTGCAAAGCCACCCTGCACAAAGGCAGTATTAAAGGGAATTGCTCTTGCATGAAAAATTTGTCCCTACCTTATTCTACAAATTAGACTGTCCGCAGGGCAAATGTGAACCCATTTTCTAATTACCGCAAATCATCACTGATAAGTAAACAGATTTGCCTTGGCAAAAACTAACATTTGTTATCTCCCTTCTCTGCATCTACTTTGCATCTTTCTCTACAGTATTGAAACCAGGAAATGCTCTTGATTCCTAACTGGTTGCAGCTCTTACTTTAAGACAAGATCATAAAGTTCTGGCATGGTCTTCTTTAAAACGAAGTTCTGGGTCTTGAAGCCGCTTTCTTTGTCAGCTAGATAGAGTGGATTAAACCACTCTAACAGAGAATGATACAGTCCATAGCGTATGTTACTGAggacagaaaacacagaggaaagagTTAGGCTGGCAGTAGGGATTAAGAACCAGTGGCAGATTAGATTACTGGcattattatttcaaagaagATTTCATGACTTTGGAAGCACTACTTTCGTCATACTAAACTCATCATTTTCCGCTGTTTGTCAAGAACAGCCAGGAGAATTCAATGCACACAGATGAAAGGAACAGCTGTTTGGCAGTGCCATACCTCTCCCTGAGGGCTTGTCCCAGCTCTCCTACAAGATCTCGGTGGGGCCCTGTATCCAGAGAATTCCAGTTCCAGGACATGGGTGACCCCCAGTTGGTGAAGCCTTCATGATGCTTTGTGGTCAGCACCACGtacctgaggaaaaaaaaagtactcgATCAGGATGACAAAGGAACTACCTAAGATACTTTCCAGCCTCACTGGCAAACCCAGTCACTAAAAAAGCAAGGGACTGAATAACCATGCTGTGAGGAGCCCTCTTTCATTACCCTTTAAATTTAGAAGGAACTACAAGAATAATAGAGgcttttaatgaattttaatgCTGGAAAAGAATGAACAGTCGAGGCTTAGGAAGCAGCAACACCTGCCATATCCTCAGCACCCTGGGCATGACCCCTCAGAGATCTCCAGCACCGCTCAGAGACCCCCAGTCCCTCAGAGATCCTCAGACTTGGCCCTTCCATCCCCTCAGGGATGCCTGCATCCTCTTGGGGAGCCCAGGAACAGCCCCCCCATCCTCTCGGGGCCTTTACATCCCCTCAGGGACCCCCAGACATGGCTCCTCCGTCTGCTCGGTGACCAGGGTCCCCCATTTCCTCACAGATCCCCAGAAATGGCTTCCCCCATACCCTCAGGGACCCCTGGGCATGGCACTCATCCCCTCAGGGACCCTCTGTCccctcagggacccccccaggccACGCCTCCATCCCCTCAGGGACCCCCTGTCccctcagggacccccccagaccacccctccatcccctcaGGGACCCCGTCccctcagggacccccccagaccacccctccatcccctcaGGGACCCCCTGTCCCCTCAGGGATCCCCCAGACCACCCCTCCAATCCCCTCAGGGACCCTCTGTCCCCTCAGGGACCTCCTGTCCCCTCAGGGATCCCCCAGAccacccctccatcccctcaGGGACCCTCTGTCCCCTCAGAGACCCTCTGTCCCCTCAGAGACCCCCCAGacctcccctccatcccctcagggaccccaacaccccccccccccccgccagcaccTGAGGCTGACCTGGCGCCAGCCCGCTGGAAGAGCTGTGCCCACTCGCGGGGCTGGAAGTCGTGGGCGGTGAAGCGGGGCGCGAAGTCCGTGTAGGTGGTGTCGGGGGGGTACCGGCGCTGTACGAAGCGCTCGTAGTCGGCGCGGTGCTCGCCCTGCCAGTGCCACCAGAACCACTCGGAGCCCCAGGCCGGGACGGAGAACACCCCCCAGTGCACAAACACCCCCACCTTGGCCTGGTCGAACCAGGCAGGCAGCGGCCTCGCGT from Haliaeetus albicilla chromosome 16, bHalAlb1.1, whole genome shotgun sequence carries:
- the HMGCL gene encoding hydroxymethylglutaryl-CoA lyase, mitochondrial isoform X2; protein product: MPQCATGSLSRDGPRGQVSAAAAAGAFPKRVKVVEVGPRDGLQNEKNVVPTPVKINLINMLSETGLPVIEATSFVSPKWVPQMADHAEVMRGINKLPGISYPVLTPNLKGFQAAVAAGAKEVAIFGAASELFTKKNINCSIDESLERFSEVMTAARAASIPVRGYVSCVLGCPYEGKISTAKVAEVSKKMYSMGCYEISLGDTIGIGTPGSMKEMLTAVMKEVPVGALAVHCHDTYGQALANILVALQMGVSVVDASVAGLGGCPYAQGASGNVATEDLVYMLNGLGIHTGVDLQKLMDTGTFICNALNRRTNSKVSQASCRL
- the HMGCL gene encoding hydroxymethylglutaryl-CoA lyase, mitochondrial isoform X1, giving the protein MVAARRLLPRWAVTLRPVSAAAAAGAFPKRVKVVEVGPRDGLQNEKNVVPTPVKINLINMLSETGLPVIEATSFVSPKWVPQMADHAEVMRGINKLPGISYPVLTPNLKGFQAAVAAGAKEVAIFGAASELFTKKNINCSIDESLERFSEVMTAARAASIPVRGYVSCVLGCPYEGKISTAKVAEVSKKMYSMGCYEISLGDTIGIGTPGSMKEMLTAVMKEVPVGALAVHCHDTYGQALANILVALQMGVSVVDASVAGLGGCPYAQGASGNVATEDLVYMLNGLGIHTGVDLQKLMDTGTFICNALNRRTNSKVSQASCRL
- the FUCA1 gene encoding tissue alpha-L-fucosidase encodes the protein MHPAFTCGFWSQGLGLLRRQKRPGGRGGLSWRPSRHGVNAMGSLLAPQGVDTEAQNRRKRQAGGYSAAEPGWVGGMRPPAPLPGGPQPRTGGPKLPVCLGRHGGAVASVAMAAAALTSRGSMAAAGLLWLAVALGPVLAASRYRPDWASLDARPLPAWFDQAKVGVFVHWGVFSVPAWGSEWFWWHWQGEHRADYERFVQRRYPPDTTYTDFAPRFTAHDFQPREWAQLFQRAGARYVVLTTKHHEGFTNWGSPMSWNWNSLDTGPHRDLVGELGQALRESNIRYGLYHSLLEWFNPLYLADKESGFKTQNFVLKKTMPELYDLVLKYKPDLIWSDGDWEAPESYWNSTSFLAWLYNDSPVKDTVVVNDRWCNNCSCHHGGYYNCADKYKPGTLPAHKWEMCSSIDKLSWGYRSNMNIAELMDEASIIEELVQTVSFGGNYLLNVGPTKEGVIVPIFQERLLALGRWLDTNGEAIYESKPWRVQMENSTDTVWYTSKGPVVYAIFLIWPQGNVLELSSPTPSPATQVSMLGFAGTLKWQKSPGKGLVITLPYMLPSPLPPQSGWTVKLEGVK